The following coding sequences are from one Siphonobacter curvatus window:
- a CDS encoding sugar phosphate nucleotidyltransferase, with amino-acid sequence MNFQHTYVVIMAGGVGTRFWPFSRQTYPKQFHDVLGIGRT; translated from the coding sequence ATGAACTTCCAACACACGTACGTAGTCATCATGGCCGGGGGCGTCGGTACCCGCTTCTGGCCCTTTTCCCGCCAAACCTATCCCAAGCAGTTTCATGACGTCTTAGGCATCGGACGCACCAT